The sequence below is a genomic window from Halococcus salsus.
CCTTGCCGTTGTAGTCGTCGGGGACGGTGAACGTGACGTCGCCCTCGCCGACGATCCCGAAGTTGCTCTTCCCGCTGACGTTGGTCTGCCCCGAGAGCTCGTAGTCGCCCGACGGGAACTTCAGGAGGGTGTTGCTTTCGGCAGCCGACTCGATCGCGCTCGAGGCGTCGCCGGTACCGCCCATGTCGACGACGTTGTCGAAGCTGATCCCGTGGCGCTCGGTCGCCGCTGCCCCCTCCCCAGCGAGCAACGGTACCGAGACGGCGGCTGCCCCTGCAGCCTTGAGATACGACCGTCGGCTTGGTTTGAAACCACTGTCTGTGCTGTCGCTATCATCGCGTGCTCCGTTGCGCGGCATCATCTGCTAATTAGGCATCCGTAAAATACCGCTTCTGGCCAGTTAGTTGCATTTACTTACGTTTCATCGGATCGTGGTCACGTTTCGTGCCAGTCAAAGATACTTCGAAGGATCGAGGTACCGAAAATATCCCGGATCGCGACCCGAGCGGGGTCCGACCGCGCGAGTGGTAGTGTGTGTCGCGCACGGGTAGCCGATGGTACGGTGAGTGACCCGAGGAAGCGTTCGGTGAGTCAGCCCTGGCGGTCCCAGTCGATCCAATCGTGTTCCCAGCCGGTTCGGCGCTCGGCGATCGCGCGTGCGCGCTCGCGGTCCTCGCGAACGGTGCGGTTTCGTTCGACGGAGTCGGACTGTTCGCCCTCGACGAGCAGGGGGGCGAAGCTCGTGGGACCGAACCGCGTCTCGTGCCCCGCGTCGTCGAGGGCGACGAGCGATTGGTCGCGCGTGCCGACCGGCATCACGAGCCGACTGCCCGGTGCGAGCTGGTCAGTGAGCGCGCGCGGCGGTCGCACGGCGGCGGCTTCGAGCAGTATCCGGTCGAAGGGAGCGTACTCCGCCAGCCCGTACGCGCCGTCGCGGCGGTCGACGAGGACGCCGCCGTAGCCCGCGCGCGAGAGGTTCTGCCGGGCGTCGAAGACCAGCCGACGCGAGATGTCGACGGCGTGGACGTGCTGTTGACCCGCGATCTCGGCACAGACCGCGGCGGTGTAGCCGACGCCCGCGCCCACGACCAGCACGCTGTCGCCGGGGGTCGGCGCGAGCGCCTCGATAAGGCGTGCGACCGTGCTCGGGGCGAGGACCGCCGTTCCACGGTGGTCGAACGAGCGGTCGGCGTAGGCGGCCTGCTCCTCGGCGACGAACTCGTGGCGCGGGACCGCCCGGAGCGCGGCGCTCACGCTCGTGGTCTCGACGACCCCCTTGCTCTCGTGTTCGAGTCCCGCGACCATGTCGTCGCGCAACACCGCCGAATCCATACCCGAGATCCGTCCTCGTCGGTCTTGAATCGCGCGCCTTCGCCGGCCGGTCGAGGAATTCGCGACGACCGGTCAACCGCCGGCTCCGGTGCCGTATCGACGATCTCCACCGTCCGCCGGCGGTGCGGATGCTGTGGCGCGCGCTCGCGGTCGTACGCGAGCGAACGTGAGCGTGCGACCGCGAACACTGTGCGAGGGATGAGTGAGCGACCGGAGGGAGCGAACGAATCGGCTGGGGAGGCGTGTGGCCTGTGCGGGATGGCAGGGCGGTGCGGTCTCTCGTTTGGGTCGGGACTCGCGGTCGATTAGTGCTCTCCAACGGTGAGAAGTTCAACAGATCGACTGCCGGACCAGTTCAACCCTGCATTCGAACGAACCGAACCCCGCCGTGCTTCTCGACATCGAGATCACCGTCTCCCTGTTTGGTCGCGCGCACGAGCGTTTGCCGTCGCGTGCCAACTGGCGCGACGATCCGACCCCCAGGCCGAACCTGCTCGACCACAGCGGCCGGAATTTCGGGGGCGGCACACGTCAGGTAGGCCGCGTCGTAGGGCGTGCCCTCGGGCCAGCCCTCGTGGCCGTCGCCCACGCGAACCTCGACGTCGTAGCCGAGTCGCGCGAGGCGCTCGCGGGTCGCGACCGCGAGGGGTTCGTAGTACTCGACGGAGCGGAGACGTCCGACCACTTCGGCGGTGACGGCGGCATGGTACCCACAGCCGGTGCCGATCTCGAGTACCGAGTCGTCGGGGTCGAGCGCGAGCAGGTCGGTCATCATCGCCACCATGTGGGGCGCGCTGATGGTCTGGCCCTCGCCGATCGGGAGCGGGCGGTCGTCGTAGGCCGACCCCCGCCGATTCTCGGGGACGAACTCGTGGCGCGGCACGGCCAGGAGCGCCTCGCGGGTCGAGTCGCGTTCGATACGGCCCTCGCGGTCGAGCTGCTCGACTAACCGCTCCCGTCGGGCTCGGGCGTCCATCTCACCACACGGACCACGCCGAGCTCGACTCGTCGTCGGCGTAGACCCGGTTGACGTCCTTCGCAAAGGCCATGTCGCCCTCGTGGTCGAGCCGGTCGAAGCCGTAGCCCGTGGCGTCGGGCCGGAGGTGGATCCCTTTGACGGTGAACGACTCCTCGCCGAGGTCCTCGCGCTCGCCAACGGTGAACTCGTAGTCGCCGGGGACCCGGAGCTCCACACCCCTGGTCTCGTCGCCGCCGTCCGCGGGGTTGAGGGTGATGTCGACCCCGACGTTGCCCACGACCCGTGTCCAGACCGTCTCGATCTCCTCGGTGGTCGCGTCGTCGGTCCGCCCGCCCTCGACTTCGAGGCTCGTGATGCGGACGGTCAGCAGGGCCTCGGGGGTGTCGAGCACGAACTCCTCGCCGACCGCGAGGCGCTCGCCGGTGGGGATCTCGGTCGTGGTCGAGAACGAGTCGCCGTCCTGGGAGACGATGACGTCGCGTTCGCGGGTCTCGGGCTCCTCGATCCGGACCTTGTGGACGTGGCTGCACTCGCTGCAGCGAACCGTCGACTGGCTCCCGGGTTTGAGGACCTCGTGGACGACCGCGGTGTCGGGTGAACACGCCGGACAGGACGTCGCGACGCGTTCGGTGGCCTGAGTCATGCCGGCTCTATCGGGCGCGCGAATAAAAGCCGTGGTGGTCGTGCGTGGCTGGAGCGGTCCGTCCGGGCTTCAATCGGTGGTCGTGTCGACTCCGAACAGCCAATTTCCACCACAGAACCCAGTCAGCGCGTTCTGTAACAGTCCGAGGCCCGCGAGGCCGGTGATCAGGCACACGGTCTTCCGCCCCGACCGAAACGCGCTGATGGCGACCATGACCAGCCAGATGCCGACGGTCCCGCGAACGACCTGATCGGTCTCCCCGACGTTCTGTCGCATGGACGTCGTTTCGGTATCGACCGAGAAGTCAGTTCTCCCGTATTCGGATGGGGGATTTATCCCAGCACACACCAGCTAAGAACCATGAAACGGGTTCGGATCACCCTCTCGCCATCCGATGCGTACCTCCCGCCGGTCTATCGGTTGCTTACCCGTGAGTCCCCGTTTCTTCGGCGGGTTCACATCGTCAACTGGAACGTCGCTGAGCCGCCGGTCGGGTTCCTCCTCCATATCTGGGGGGAGTACGAGCGATCGGAGGAAGCGCTCAGGTCCGGGGAGAACGTTCGGGACGTCGCGTTCTTTCCCGAGTCGGACGACGAAGCGTACTGCTTCCTCGCTGCCGAGTCGACGACCGTCGGACGGGCGCTGTTCGAGAACTTCACACGGGACGACCTCCTCACCGTCCCACCGATCGAATGCCACCGAGACGGGAGCAGTACGTACAGCCTGATCGGGACGGAATCGGCGATCCAGAACGCCCTCGATGGGCTGCCCGAAGGGGTCAATGTGGAGATCAGGTCGGTAGGAACCGGGCGAATCACGGCGGGCGATACTCGTGACGACTTGTCCCCACGACAACGTGAAGCGGTACGTATCGCCGTCGAGATCGGCTACTACTCCGTCCCCCGGCGCGCGACGACCGAAGACGTCGCGCACGAACTCGAATGTACGGCTGCGACGGCCTCCGAGCATCTCCGCCGGGCGGAGTCACACGTGTTCACGTCGCTGTTCGAACCGTGAGTCGGAGACCGGATCGAAGTCGATTCGACACGAATCCGAGGCGTGCGACCGTCCCGTGGCTTCGCCGCCCGTCCTACTCCGGGAGTTCGATTTCCTCGCCGTCGGCGTAGACGGTGGGGTCGCGCAGGATGCCGTCGAGGTGGAGCGGGGCCTGGGTGTCGCCGCCGATGCCGTGGTCGTCGCCGATCGCGATGTGGACGGTACCGGCGGCTTTCTCGTCGAGGAGCACCGAGCCGACCAGTTCCGTGACGGCGACGTTGGTGCCGATGCCGAGTTCGGCGAGGTTGTAGGCGTCCTCGCCCACCTCCTCCGCACCGCGCTCGACCTGTTCGCGGACGTTGTCGTCGGAGATCTCGGTGACGAAGCCGTCCTCGACTTCGAATTCGATCTCCCGGTCGAGCAGCCCGTGGGGCATCATCGTGCCGTCGACGACGTAGGTTCCCTCGGCGGTCTCGGGGCTGACGAACACCTCGCCGGCGGGGAGGTTCGACATCACGCCCGCCTCGTGGACGATGCCGGTGTCCGCGAGCCACTCGTGCGCGCCGGGTTCGAAGGTGATGTCGGTACCCGCGGGCGACGTCACTCGGATCTCGTCGGCTCCCTCGACCGCGTCGAGCACGGTCTCACACGCGGACTCGATCTCGCGGTAGTCGGTGTTCAGCCCCGTGCGAAATACCTCCTCGGTGATGCCGGGGAGGGTGGCGATACGGGCACCGGCCTCGTTCGCGCGCGAACGCGCACGAGTGTGACTCAGACTCTTCGTGGTCGGGCAGAGCACCACGTCGCTGCTGCGCATCGTGGCCGCTACGGGCGTCGGGGGTTCGGTGCCGTGCTGGGAACCCGGCGGGTACCGGACGAGGACCGCGTCCTCGGTCACCTCGTGGGCGGCCTCGTAGAGCGCTTCACCGATGGCGAGACGGTCGTCGTCTGTCACCACGACGCACGATTCGTTCGACCGGAGCGCGAGACACTGGTTGACGGCGGTCTCGGCCGCCCGTTCGAGGGGCGTCCCGTCTGCGTGGCTCATGACCCGAGCACGGGGGCCGCGCGCTTAGGTTTTCGGCCGCCGCGCGAAACGGTTATGCCCGTCGCTCGAACACACGAAGACATGCTCAAGGTCGGCGTCAACGGCTACGGTACGATCGGCAAGCGCGTCGCGGACGCGGTCGCCGCCCAGCCGGACATGGAACTCGTGGGTGTGGCGAAAACGCGACCGAACTTCGAGGCCGAACGCGCTGTGGCGAAGGGCTATCCCTTGTACGCCGCCATCGAGGAGCGCGCCGACCAGTTCGTGAAGGCCGACATCGAACTCGCGGGGTTGGTCGACGAACTCGTCGCGGAATCCGACGTCGTGGTCGACGCCACCCCATCGGGGATCGGTGCGGAGAACAAGTCGCTCTACGAGGACCACGACACGCCCGCGCTCTACCAGGGCGGCGAGGACGCCGAGATGGTGGACGTGAGCTTCAACGCGCGCGCCAACTTCGCCGAGGCGAACGGGGCCGACCACGTCCGCGTGGTCTCGTGTAACACGACCGGCCTCTCGCGGCTCGTCGCGCCGCTCGAAGAGGAGTACGGGATCGAGAAGGTCCGCGCGACGCTGGTCCGGCGCGCCGGCGACCCCGCCCAGTCCGGGCGCGGTCCGGTCAACGACATCCTCCCGAACCCGATCTCGCTGCCGTCGCACCACGGCCCGGACGTGCAGACGATCTTCCCGGAGCTCGCCATCGACACGCTGGGGCTCAAGGTGCCGGCGACGCTGATGCACATGCACAGCGTGAACGTCTCGCTCGACGCCGAGCCGGACGCGGCGGAAGTCAGAGAACTCCTCGAAGACGAGTCGCGGCTGTTCGTCGTGCCCGAGAAATTCGGGATCGACGGTGCGGGGAAGCTGAAGGAGTTCGCGCTCGACGCGGGGCGACCCCGAGGCGACCTCTGGGAGAACTGCCTCTGGGGCGAGTCGGTCTCGATGGAGGGCAACGACCTCTACCTGTTCCAGGCCATCCATCAGGAGTCCGACGTGGTGCCCGAGAACATCGACGCGGTGCGTGCGGTGGCGGGAACCGCCGATGCCGCCGAGAGCGTCGAGACCACCAACGACGCGCTCGGCATCGGGTTCTGAGGGCCGTATCATTCCACGGATGGTCGCAAATCAGTGCGCGGTGGCGCACGCACGCGACCGGTGCGAACGAAAGTGAGCGCCGGTCGCGAATCGGCGTGCGAGGGATGAGCACCGCAGAGAGTGAGCGAAGCGAACGACCGAGGAGCGCAGTCGGTTGGGGAGGCGTGTGGCGGTCGCGGGGTGGTGGCGGAAGGATTAGTGGTTGTACTGCGAGCGAACGAAGTGAGCGAGCAGCCTTTTTAGTCCAGGTTTTTCCTCCTCGGGTTGGCGAGCGAAGCGAGCCAACCCGAGGAGAAAAAAGTGGGACGCGAACCCTTTTGACCCGCCCTCGCATACCACGGTGTATGCAACCGGGCGACCGCGACGACCGCGACCCGTTCGAGGACATCTTCAACGAGATAGAGCGGATGATGGACGGGATGATGAACGGGAACGTCGACATCCACACCGACACCATCGACGGCACCGGTGCCCACGTCGACGTCTACGAGGACGGCGAGACGGTGCGCGTCGTCGCGGACCTCCCGGGGATCGAAAAGGACGCCATCGACCTCACCTGCGACGGTCGCCAGCTCACCATCGAGGCCGCCGGCGACCGCCGCGAGGTCACCGAACGCGTGCGCCTCCCCACGCGGGTCGACGAGCGCTCGGCGAACGCGACCTACAACAACGGCATCCTCGAAGTCGTCTTCGAACGTAGCGACACCTCCGCCGACATCGATCTCTAGAGCGTACCTTTTTACTTCGTCGGGTGCGCTCGCTGCGCTCGCGCACCACTCCTCGCAAAAATCTACGCTAAAAACGGCTGCTCGTTCGGCCTCCGGCCTCACTCGCGGGACAACACCAACCTTTCCGCATCCTCTCCGCACAGCACCGCCGAAGCCCTCCGGCGCTCGTTTCACTCGCGCCGTCGCCCTTCATCCACCAGGTACCGCACCACCGCAACCGCAGGCTGCACCGCCCCGCACCGCGACCGCGGTCGGCAGCGCTCAGACCTGGGCTTCGATGAGGTCCGCGAGGTCGTCGTAGAAACCGGACTCGTACTTCGTCGCGGCGTCGATGGTCGGCCGGGCGTTGGTCTCCGAGACCACCGCGCGGTCGTCGTTGACGAGCAGGTCGACCCCGAGCCAGGGGATGTCGAGGGTGGCCGCGGTTTGCTCGGCGAGCTCCCGGAGGTCGCTGGGGAGGTCGACCCCCTCGGCCTCGGCCCCGCGATGGACGTTGTGCTTCCAGCGACCCGTCGCCCGTTCGGGCTCGGGGAGTCGGCGCTCGACCGCACCCGCGTACGCCCCGTCGATACACATCGCGCGGTAGTCGGTCGCGTCCGGGAGGTACTCCTGAACGAGAAACGAGCGGTCGCCGGTCGCGGGGTCGTCGTGGATCAATCGGAGGTAGTCGGTCACACCGAGGAACGAATCGAGGTCGTCGACTTTCACCACGCCCGTGCCGCGGGTCGTGGAGTTCGGTTTGACCACGACGGGTGGCTCGAACTGCTCGAACGTCTCGACGAGCGAGGATTCGTCGATGGGGTCCGAGACGAGGACGCTTCGCGGGACCGGGAGGCCCGCACGCGAGAGGCGGGCGAGCACGTCGGCCTTGTTCCGCGAGGTCAGGATCGCCTCACGGTCGTTGACCCACGGCACGTCGAGCAACGCGTCGGCGACCCCGCCCTCGATGAGTCGCGAGGGATGGACGAAGCCGACGTCGAAACCGTCCCACTCGGAGCCGGGATCCGTCAACGGGATCGTCCGCTGGTCGGTGACGACGTGGTCGACCTCGATGTCGCGGTCGGCCAACGGCACACGCATCCGCTCGAACGTCTCCTTCCTGGTGGCGACCGCGAGCCTGGTCATACCGTTTCAAAACCCGCCGGCGACAAAAGCGTTCGAAGTTCAGGCGACGAGCAGCTCTTCGCCGCGCTCGACGGTGACCGTACACGGGGTGCCGACCTTGTTGTACGCCCGACGGAGGGCGTCCTTCGCGACGTCGGCCTGGTCGGGCTCACACCAGATCGTGAAGAGGCGCTCGCCGGCGCTGATCCGCGCCGCGGTCCCGACGGGTTTGCCGAACGCCTGGCGCATCCCGTCGGAGACACGGTCCGCGCCCGCGCCGGTCGCCTGCTTGTTCTCCCGGAGGACGTGGTGGGGGAACTTCCGGAGGATCATCTTGTAGTTCCCTTCCCCGAGGTTCTTGATGAGGTACCGGTTCGCCGAGAGGCGCGAGGACTCCATCGCGCCGTGGCGGATCTGGATCTCCTCGTCGACCGAGAGGCTGATCTGCACCGGGTACTCCTCGGGGT
It includes:
- a CDS encoding helix-turn-helix domain-containing protein → MKRVRITLSPSDAYLPPVYRLLTRESPFLRRVHIVNWNVAEPPVGFLLHIWGEYERSEEALRSGENVRDVAFFPESDDEAYCFLAAESTTVGRALFENFTRDDLLTVPPIECHRDGSSTYSLIGTESAIQNALDGLPEGVNVEIRSVGTGRITAGDTRDDLSPRQREAVRIAVEIGYYSVPRRATTEDVAHELECTAATASEHLRRAESHVFTSLFEP
- a CDS encoding aminopeptidase, whose amino-acid sequence is MSHADGTPLERAAETAVNQCLALRSNESCVVVTDDDRLAIGEALYEAAHEVTEDAVLVRYPPGSQHGTEPPTPVAATMRSSDVVLCPTTKSLSHTRARSRANEAGARIATLPGITEEVFRTGLNTDYREIESACETVLDAVEGADEIRVTSPAGTDITFEPGAHEWLADTGIVHEAGVMSNLPAGEVFVSPETAEGTYVVDGTMMPHGLLDREIEFEVEDGFVTEISDDNVREQVERGAEEVGEDAYNLAELGIGTNVAVTELVGSVLLDEKAAGTVHIAIGDDHGIGGDTQAPLHLDGILRDPTVYADGEEIELPE
- a CDS encoding protein-L-isoaspartate O-methyltransferase family protein, coding for MDSAVLRDDMVAGLEHESKGVVETTSVSAALRAVPRHEFVAEEQAAYADRSFDHRGTAVLAPSTVARLIEALAPTPGDSVLVVGAGVGYTAAVCAEIAGQQHVHAVDISRRLVFDARQNLSRAGYGGVLVDRRDGAYGLAEYAPFDRILLEAAAVRPPRALTDQLAPGSRLVMPVGTRDQSLVALDDAGHETRFGPTSFAPLLVEGEQSDSVERNRTVREDRERARAIAERRTGWEHDWIDWDRQG
- a CDS encoding HVO_0476 family zinc finger protein yields the protein MTQATERVATSCPACSPDTAVVHEVLKPGSQSTVRCSECSHVHKVRIEEPETRERDVIVSQDGDSFSTTTEIPTGERLAVGEEFVLDTPEALLTVRITSLEVEGGRTDDATTEEIETVWTRVVGNVGVDITLNPADGGDETRGVELRVPGDYEFTVGEREDLGEESFTVKGIHLRPDATGYGFDRLDHEGDMAFAKDVNRVYADDESSSAWSVW
- a CDS encoding ATP-grasp domain-containing protein; its protein translation is MTRLAVATRKETFERMRVPLADRDIEVDHVVTDQRTIPLTDPGSEWDGFDVGFVHPSRLIEGGVADALLDVPWVNDREAILTSRNKADVLARLSRAGLPVPRSVLVSDPIDESSLVETFEQFEPPVVVKPNSTTRGTGVVKVDDLDSFLGVTDYLRLIHDDPATGDRSFLVQEYLPDATDYRAMCIDGAYAGAVERRLPEPERATGRWKHNVHRGAEAEGVDLPSDLRELAEQTAATLDIPWLGVDLLVNDDRAVVSETNARPTIDAATKYESGFYDDLADLIEAQV
- a CDS encoding YgaP family membrane protein — its product is MRQNVGETDQVVRGTVGIWLVMVAISAFRSGRKTVCLITGLAGLGLLQNALTGFCGGNWLFGVDTTTD
- a CDS encoding 50S ribosomal protein L16, with the protein product MADKPASMYREISKPAYTRKEYITGIPGSTIAQHKMGDVRTDPEEYPVQISLSVDEEIQIRHGAMESSRLSANRYLIKNLGEGNYKMILRKFPHHVLRENKQATGAGADRVSDGMRQAFGKPVGTAARISAGERLFTIWCEPDQADVAKDALRRAYNKVGTPCTVTVERGEELLVA
- a CDS encoding protein-L-isoaspartate(D-aspartate) O-methyltransferase — translated: MDARARRERLVEQLDREGRIERDSTREALLAVPRHEFVPENRRGSAYDDRPLPIGEGQTISAPHMVAMMTDLLALDPDDSVLEIGTGCGYHAAVTAEVVGRLRSVEYYEPLAVATRERLARLGYDVEVRVGDGHEGWPEGTPYDAAYLTCAAPEIPAAVVEQVRPGGRIVAPVGTRRQTLVRATKQGDGDLDVEKHGGVRFVRMQG
- a CDS encoding type II glyceraldehyde-3-phosphate dehydrogenase; translation: MLKVGVNGYGTIGKRVADAVAAQPDMELVGVAKTRPNFEAERAVAKGYPLYAAIEERADQFVKADIELAGLVDELVAESDVVVDATPSGIGAENKSLYEDHDTPALYQGGEDAEMVDVSFNARANFAEANGADHVRVVSCNTTGLSRLVAPLEEEYGIEKVRATLVRRAGDPAQSGRGPVNDILPNPISLPSHHGPDVQTIFPELAIDTLGLKVPATLMHMHSVNVSLDAEPDAAEVRELLEDESRLFVVPEKFGIDGAGKLKEFALDAGRPRGDLWENCLWGESVSMEGNDLYLFQAIHQESDVVPENIDAVRAVAGTADAAESVETTNDALGIGF
- a CDS encoding Hsp20/alpha crystallin family protein produces the protein MQPGDRDDRDPFEDIFNEIERMMDGMMNGNVDIHTDTIDGTGAHVDVYEDGETVRVVADLPGIEKDAIDLTCDGRQLTIEAAGDRREVTERVRLPTRVDERSANATYNNGILEVVFERSDTSADIDL